The following coding sequences are from one Natrarchaeobaculum sulfurireducens window:
- a CDS encoding acyl-CoA dehydrogenase, producing MDFQLTDEQRQIAEMVSDFVDEEIVPVAEEIDKEDEFPHDLVDELAELGLMGMPFPEEYGGAGLDYHAYPAALEEISRGSGGLGTIVAAHISLAGNMVYAFGDETQKEEYLTPLAEGTDIGAFALSEASAGSDVPSMVTTAEKDGDGYLINGEKLWISNGSVADTVTVFAKTDPDAGNKGISSFIVRPDEDDGFIVEGTEDKLGDKGCPTAELRFDDLWVPEDRLLGEEGDGFVQALKTLNGGRITIAARSVGIAQAALDEAVSYANEREQFGQSIGEFQAIQHKLADMDTKTRAARLLMHSAADKKIRGENFIKEAAQAKLYASEVSREVANEGIQIHGGYGYTKDFPAERFYRDAKLNEIYEGTSEVLRNTIAAQLLN from the coding sequence ATGGACTTCCAACTCACAGACGAGCAGCGACAGATCGCCGAGATGGTCAGCGATTTCGTCGACGAAGAGATCGTCCCGGTGGCCGAGGAGATCGACAAAGAAGACGAGTTCCCACACGACCTCGTCGACGAACTCGCCGAACTCGGCCTGATGGGGATGCCGTTCCCCGAAGAGTACGGCGGGGCCGGTCTCGACTACCACGCGTACCCGGCCGCCCTCGAGGAGATCTCTCGCGGCTCCGGCGGCCTCGGAACGATCGTCGCCGCCCACATTTCGCTCGCCGGCAACATGGTCTATGCGTTCGGGGACGAAACCCAGAAAGAAGAATACCTTACGCCACTGGCAGAGGGCACTGACATCGGCGCGTTCGCTCTCTCGGAAGCCAGCGCCGGTAGTGACGTCCCCTCGATGGTGACGACGGCCGAGAAAGACGGCGACGGCTACCTGATCAACGGCGAGAAGCTCTGGATCTCGAACGGCTCGGTCGCAGACACCGTCACGGTGTTCGCCAAAACCGACCCCGATGCCGGCAACAAAGGCATCTCGTCGTTTATCGTCCGTCCCGACGAGGACGACGGGTTCATCGTGGAGGGTACTGAGGACAAACTCGGCGACAAGGGTTGTCCGACCGCCGAACTCCGCTTTGACGACCTGTGGGTGCCCGAAGATCGCCTGCTCGGCGAGGAAGGTGACGGCTTCGTCCAGGCACTGAAGACGTTAAACGGGGGTCGCATCACCATCGCTGCCCGTTCGGTCGGTATCGCCCAGGCCGCACTTGACGAAGCCGTCTCGTACGCCAACGAGCGCGAACAGTTCGGTCAGTCCATCGGCGAATTCCAGGCAATTCAGCACAAACTCGCGGACATGGATACGAAAACGCGTGCTGCACGGCTGCTCATGCACTCTGCGGCGGACAAGAAGATTCGCGGCGAGAACTTCATCAAGGAGGCTGCACAGGCGAAACTGTACGCCAGCGAGGTCTCACGCGAAGTCGCAAACGAGGGGATCCAGATCCACGGTGGCTACGGCTACACCAAAGACTTCCCGGCCGAGCGGTTCTACCGCGACGCCAAACTCAACGAGATCTACGAGGGAACCAGCGAAGTGTTGCGAAACACGATCGCCGCACAACTGCTGAACTGA
- the meaB gene encoding methylmalonyl Co-A mutase-associated GTPase MeaB: protein MTDDDERLLTELLEGKHRALARVISKIENHSPGYRDLVSQLHAHTGDADVIGITGSPGAGKSTLVDKLAKTYRDRGHTVGVIAIDPSSPFTGGAVLGDRIRMASNVGDMDVFFRSMSARGSLGGLSTATTDAVRALDAFGKDKIIIETVGAGQNEIDIVKTADTVAVLVPPGSGDDIQMLKAGILEIADVFVVNKADKDGADMTVTELREMIMVASDAPDTGHHGPDAMADYDLDLDGTGEDDWTPPIVETVATDAAGVDDLLETFDDHVSWLAETGELQNSARKRYAEEIRTLLREDTAELLADELEARGGLEAYVDAVVAKESDPYTIADEVLEPFETCLGELRAEGRATVGNDGQPN from the coding sequence ATGACCGACGACGACGAACGACTACTCACCGAACTGCTCGAGGGCAAACACCGGGCGCTCGCCCGTGTCATCTCGAAGATCGAGAACCACTCGCCGGGCTATCGAGATCTGGTCTCGCAACTCCACGCCCACACTGGCGATGCGGACGTCATCGGGATCACCGGCTCGCCCGGAGCCGGCAAGTCGACGCTCGTCGACAAGCTCGCGAAGACCTACCGTGATCGGGGCCACACCGTCGGCGTTATCGCGATCGACCCCTCTTCGCCGTTTACCGGCGGTGCCGTTCTCGGCGACCGGATCCGGATGGCATCGAACGTCGGCGATATGGACGTCTTCTTCCGGTCGATGTCCGCCCGTGGCTCGCTCGGCGGCCTCTCGACGGCGACGACCGACGCCGTCCGTGCGCTCGATGCGTTCGGCAAGGACAAGATCATCATCGAGACGGTCGGCGCCGGCCAGAACGAGATCGACATCGTCAAAACCGCCGACACGGTCGCGGTGCTCGTTCCGCCGGGATCGGGCGACGACATCCAGATGCTCAAAGCCGGTATCCTCGAGATCGCCGACGTCTTCGTCGTGAACAAAGCCGACAAAGACGGCGCCGACATGACGGTCACAGAGCTCCGGGAGATGATTATGGTGGCGAGCGACGCGCCGGATACGGGCCACCACGGCCCCGACGCGATGGCCGACTACGACCTCGACCTCGACGGCACGGGCGAAGACGACTGGACGCCGCCGATCGTCGAGACGGTGGCCACCGACGCGGCGGGCGTCGACGACCTGCTCGAGACGTTCGACGACCACGTCTCGTGGCTGGCCGAGACGGGCGAACTCCAGAATTCGGCCCGGAAGCGGTACGCCGAGGAGATCCGAACGCTGCTGCGTGAAGACACCGCGGAACTCCTCGCCGACGAACTCGAGGCCCGTGGCGGACTCGAGGCGTACGTCGACGCCGTCGTGGCAAAAGAGAGCGACCCGTACACGATCGCCGACGAGGTTCTCGAGCCGTTCGAGACGTGTCTCGGCGAGTTACGAGCGGAGGGCCGGGCAACTGTTGGGAACGACGGCCAACCCAACTGA
- a CDS encoding cobalamin B12-binding domain-containing protein, translated as MSREDTQRTIRCMVAKVGLDGHDRGAHVIARAFRDAGFEVIYSGLHKAPDEIVQASVQEDVDVLGISILSGAHDTLVPKIMDGLEEYDAKDDTLVLVGGVIPEEDRPGLEEQGVAEIFGPGTSIEDIVEFVRENAPER; from the coding sequence ATGAGTCGTGAGGACACCCAACGGACAATTCGTTGTATGGTCGCAAAAGTCGGACTCGATGGCCACGACCGTGGCGCTCATGTCATCGCGCGGGCGTTCCGCGATGCCGGCTTCGAAGTGATCTACTCCGGGCTTCATAAGGCACCCGACGAAATCGTTCAGGCTTCGGTTCAGGAGGACGTCGACGTGCTGGGTATCTCCATCCTCTCGGGCGCCCACGACACCCTGGTCCCCAAGATCATGGACGGCCTCGAGGAGTACGACGCCAAAGACGACACGCTCGTGCTGGTCGGTGGTGTTATTCCCGAGGAGGACCGCCCTGGGCTGGAAGAACAGGGGGTCGCCGAAATCTTCGGCCCCGGAACGTCGATCGAAGACATCGTCGAATTCGTCCGTGAGAACGCCCCAGAACGATGA
- a CDS encoding GNAT family N-acetyltransferase gives MAVRDATTDDVDAIREVAERSWTADYPDILSRESIQEGLDDWYADRRIEDSIIWSRALMLVVERDEGIVGFAHATWDVDETDGNILRVYVDPDHRGVGIGSDLLEATRDRLFDIGVERIKAMVLEKNDLGNAFYRGFGFEKTDTQQIQIGRESYVECTYTLDREG, from the coding sequence ATGGCAGTACGCGACGCAACCACCGACGACGTCGACGCGATCCGAGAGGTCGCAGAACGCTCCTGGACGGCGGACTATCCTGACATCCTGAGCCGAGAGTCGATCCAGGAGGGTCTCGATGACTGGTACGCAGACCGACGGATCGAAGATTCGATCATCTGGTCGCGTGCGCTCATGCTCGTCGTCGAACGCGACGAAGGGATCGTCGGCTTCGCTCACGCGACCTGGGACGTCGACGAGACGGACGGAAACATCCTGCGCGTCTACGTCGACCCCGACCACCGCGGTGTGGGAATCGGCTCCGACCTGCTCGAGGCGACGCGCGATCGACTGTTCGACATCGGCGTCGAACGGATCAAGGCGATGGTCCTCGAGAAAAACGACCTCGGGAACGCCTTTTACCGGGGGTTCGGCTTCGAGAAAACCGACACACAGCAGATCCAGATCGGAAGAGAAAGCTACGTCGAGTGTACGTACACGCTCGATCGAGAGGGATAG
- a CDS encoding methylmalonyl-CoA mutase family protein, with amino-acid sequence MFDEQELADIREQREQWETESLEPILERHGERQDRFATVSNLEVDRLYTPEDIADLDFEEELGFPGEPPYTRGPYPTMYRGRTWTMRQFAGFGTAEETNERFHYLIDQGQTGLSTAFDMPSLMGLDSDHPMSEGEVGKEGVAVDTLADMEILFDGIDIGEVSTSFTINPSAAVIYAMYVALADQQGVPRDKIRGTLQNDMLKEFIAQKEWVVPPEPSLKVVTDTIEFAVDETPKFHPVSISGYHIREAGSTAAQEAAFTLADGFAYVEDSIDRGLDVDEFGPLLSFFFNSHNSIFEEIAKFRASRRIYAHVMEEWYGAERSESKRLKFHTQTAGQSLTAQQPLNNIVRVTIQALAGVLGGTQSLHTNSFDEALALPSEKAVRVALRTQQIIAEESGAADIVDPMGGSFAIETLTNEMEAEIMGYLEEIKEMGDGSVRDGVLEGIDQGYYHREIQESSYEYQQRVERGEEVVVGVNEYTIEEDTSPEILHIDETTRDRQLNRLESVKADRDDEDVDATLEALSAAIESEENVMPYIIDAVKAYATMGEIMQIFEDHHGAYREEISPV; translated from the coding sequence ATGTTTGACGAGCAAGAGCTGGCGGATATCCGTGAGCAACGGGAGCAGTGGGAGACGGAATCGCTCGAGCCGATCCTCGAGCGCCACGGCGAACGTCAGGATCGATTCGCGACGGTCTCGAATCTCGAGGTTGACCGGCTCTACACCCCGGAGGACATCGCCGATCTCGATTTCGAGGAGGAGCTCGGCTTTCCCGGTGAACCACCGTACACCAGAGGCCCGTACCCGACGATGTATCGTGGGCGGACCTGGACGATGCGCCAGTTCGCCGGCTTCGGGACCGCAGAAGAGACCAACGAGCGATTCCACTACCTGATCGACCAGGGTCAGACCGGTCTCTCGACGGCGTTCGACATGCCCTCCCTGATGGGACTCGACTCCGATCATCCGATGAGCGAGGGCGAAGTCGGAAAAGAAGGGGTCGCCGTCGATACGCTGGCCGACATGGAGATCCTGTTCGACGGCATCGACATCGGTGAAGTGTCGACGTCGTTTACGATCAATCCCTCCGCCGCCGTCATCTATGCGATGTACGTCGCTCTCGCCGACCAGCAAGGTGTTCCACGCGACAAAATCAGGGGGACGCTCCAGAACGACATGTTAAAGGAGTTCATCGCACAGAAGGAGTGGGTCGTCCCGCCGGAGCCGTCGCTCAAAGTCGTCACCGACACCATCGAGTTCGCCGTCGACGAGACGCCGAAGTTCCACCCGGTCTCCATCTCGGGCTATCACATCCGTGAGGCGGGATCGACGGCCGCCCAGGAAGCGGCGTTCACCCTCGCCGACGGTTTCGCCTACGTCGAAGACAGCATCGACCGCGGGCTCGACGTCGACGAGTTCGGGCCGTTGCTCTCGTTTTTCTTCAACTCACACAACTCGATCTTCGAGGAGATCGCGAAGTTCCGTGCGTCACGTCGCATCTACGCCCACGTGATGGAAGAGTGGTACGGAGCCGAACGGTCCGAATCCAAGCGGCTCAAGTTCCACACCCAGACGGCCGGCCAGTCGCTGACTGCCCAGCAACCGCTCAACAACATCGTCCGCGTCACGATCCAGGCGCTGGCGGGCGTCCTTGGCGGCACGCAGTCGCTGCACACCAACAGCTTCGACGAGGCGCTCGCGCTGCCCAGTGAGAAGGCTGTCCGCGTCGCCTTACGCACCCAACAGATCATCGCCGAAGAGTCCGGCGCAGCCGACATCGTCGACCCGATGGGCGGCAGCTTCGCGATCGAGACGCTGACCAATGAGATGGAAGCCGAGATCATGGGCTACCTCGAGGAGATCAAGGAGATGGGCGACGGTTCCGTCCGCGACGGCGTTCTCGAGGGAATCGACCAGGGCTACTACCACCGCGAGATTCAAGAATCCAGCTACGAGTATCAACAACGCGTCGAACGCGGCGAGGAAGTGGTCGTCGGCGTCAACGAGTACACCATCGAGGAGGACACCTCGCCGGAGATCCTCCACATCGACGAGACGACCCGCGACCGCCAGCTGAACAGACTCGAGTCGGTCAAAGCCGACCGAGACGACGAGGACGTCGACGCGACGCTCGAGGCGCTCTCTGCGGCCATCGAGTCCGAAGAAAACGTCATGCCGTACATCATCGACGCGGTGAAAGCGTACGCGACGATGGGCGAGATCATGCAGATCTTCGAAGATCACCACGGTGCCTACCGCGAGGAGATCAGCCCCGTCTGA
- a CDS encoding universal stress protein — protein sequence MHTFLLPIDESETRAERAANTVLELPGSTEEKAVLLLNVSESTKQPWLQEFEAQRADGASEPSLPDSTNAAYQLLEEAGVAVETRLEEGDVTECILEVADDVDADSIIMSGRQKSATGKVLFGSITQSVLLNTDRPVTVLMSD from the coding sequence ATGCACACGTTTTTATTACCGATCGACGAGAGCGAAACTCGTGCAGAACGGGCGGCAAACACCGTTCTCGAGCTTCCCGGCAGCACCGAGGAGAAAGCCGTACTGTTGTTGAACGTCTCCGAGTCAACGAAACAGCCCTGGCTCCAGGAGTTCGAAGCCCAGCGAGCGGACGGAGCCTCGGAACCGTCACTTCCCGACAGCACGAACGCGGCCTATCAGCTCCTCGAGGAGGCGGGCGTCGCCGTCGAAACCCGTCTTGAAGAAGGTGACGTCACCGAATGCATTCTCGAGGTCGCCGACGACGTCGACGCCGACAGCATCATCATGAGTGGACGACAGAAGAGCGCAACCGGGAAGGTCCTGTTCGGGAGCATTACCCAGTCCGTCTTGCTCAACACGGACCGGCCTGTGACCGTCCTGATGAGCGACTGA
- a CDS encoding universal stress protein, with translation MYTALVPVDESETRARRAANVVTSLPGKSDELNVVLLSVSEKKQQPWFTEAEINTTEGQPDQSVAPESVDVAYEILENHGASVEKRYEYGDPPKRILAVAEEIVADVIVMCSRRQSPTGKALFGSVTQSVMLESQRPIVLLMDE, from the coding sequence ATGTATACAGCACTGGTGCCAGTCGACGAGAGCGAAACGCGAGCGAGGCGAGCAGCGAACGTCGTTACGTCGTTACCCGGTAAAAGCGACGAACTCAACGTCGTCTTGCTGAGCGTCTCCGAGAAGAAACAACAGCCCTGGTTCACCGAAGCAGAGATCAACACGACGGAGGGGCAGCCGGATCAGTCCGTCGCACCGGAAAGCGTGGACGTCGCCTACGAGATCCTCGAGAACCACGGTGCCTCGGTCGAGAAGCGATACGAGTACGGCGATCCCCCAAAACGCATTCTCGCGGTCGCCGAGGAGATCGTCGCCGACGTCATCGTGATGTGTAGCCGGCGCCAGAGTCCGACCGGGAAAGCGTTGTTCGGAAGCGTCACCCAGTCGGTGATGCTCGAGAGTCAGCGCCCGATCGTGTTGTTGATGGACGAGTGA